The following are from one region of the Carassius auratus strain Wakin chromosome 13, ASM336829v1, whole genome shotgun sequence genome:
- the cxcl12a gene encoding chemokine (C-X-C motif) ligand 12a (stromal cell-derived factor 1) — MDLKLIVIFALMAVVIHAPVSNAKPISLVERCWCRSTINTVPQRSIRELKFLHTPNCPFQVIAKLKNNKEVCINPETKWLQQYLRNAVNRMKKAQQQQN, encoded by the exons ATGGATCTGAAACTAATCGTAATATTCGCTCTGATGGCGGTCGTCATTCATGCACCGGTTTCAAATG CCAAGCCAATTAGCCTGGTAGAGAGATGCTGGTGCCGTTCCACAATCAACACAGTCCCACAGAGAAGCATTCGCGAGCTCAAGTTCCTCCACACACCAAACTGCCCCTTCCAAGTCAT TGCTAAACTGAAGAACAACAAGGAGGTGTGCATTAACCCAGAGACCAAATGGCTGCAACAGTACCTGAGGAATGCCGTGAACAG AATGAAAAAAGCTCAACAACAGCAGAACTAA